A region of Allocoleopsis franciscana PCC 7113 DNA encodes the following proteins:
- a CDS encoding NINE protein, which produces MRKTKVAYILWCTCFVGLAGVHRLYSGKYLSGLVWLFTLGFLGIGQLIDLALIPGMIEEKNLKDKWLSHRSNNHIAIIPEVVVGTANEIRPTFREPTNKVELSDIQTIFQLAKDNQGKVSLVDCVIATGKPASELRKALEYLCLEGFLAVDNYPEPGSLVYKLV; this is translated from the coding sequence GTGAGGAAGACGAAAGTTGCGTACATCCTTTGGTGTACCTGTTTTGTGGGCTTGGCTGGCGTCCATCGTTTATATAGTGGTAAGTATTTGAGTGGGTTAGTCTGGTTGTTTACTTTGGGCTTTTTGGGAATTGGTCAACTGATAGATTTGGCTCTAATTCCAGGAATGATTGAAGAAAAAAACCTTAAAGATAAGTGGCTTTCCCACCGCTCTAATAATCACATTGCTATTATCCCAGAAGTGGTGGTTGGCACAGCCAATGAAATTCGCCCAACGTTTAGAGAACCCACGAATAAAGTAGAACTATCAGATATCCAGACAATTTTTCAGTTAGCTAAAGACAACCAGGGCAAAGTCTCACTTGTTGATTGTGTTATTGCCACAGGAAAACCCGCTTCAGAACTGAGGAAGGCTCTTGAATACTTATGTCTGGAAGGTTTCTTAGCAGTAGATAACTACCCAGAGCCAGGTTCATTGGTTTATAAACTGGTATAG
- a CDS encoding DUF4388 domain-containing protein: MSTTGSFSDFSLCEILQFIEQGHKSGLLTVRALSESPTSKSRVHYIWVEQGCIVAAANGLDEQGLVKLIEQRQWVSDRVIYKLAQLCPTDKPLGKYLFDQGVLQAEQLKQLFLTQVRQQVCTLFNLQDGEFQFEQNVSLPRLELTGLSISAGIPILLATSLDILALRSDEYPSGVAAKVFPRPSSYSGKTPETHSLKTFLRMLSLA; the protein is encoded by the coding sequence ATGTCTACTACAGGTTCCTTTTCCGACTTCTCTTTATGCGAAATTCTTCAATTCATTGAGCAAGGGCATAAAAGCGGTTTGCTAACTGTTCGGGCTTTATCAGAATCACCAACCAGCAAGAGCCGTGTTCATTATATTTGGGTGGAGCAGGGTTGTATTGTTGCAGCCGCTAACGGCTTAGACGAACAAGGCTTAGTGAAGCTAATTGAACAACGTCAGTGGGTGAGCGATCGCGTAATTTATAAATTAGCCCAATTGTGTCCAACGGATAAGCCCCTAGGAAAATACTTATTTGATCAAGGCGTGTTACAAGCCGAACAATTAAAACAGCTTTTTCTAACTCAAGTACGACAGCAAGTTTGCACCCTGTTCAACCTCCAAGATGGCGAGTTTCAATTTGAGCAAAATGTATCTCTGCCAAGGTTAGAACTCACAGGCTTGAGTATATCCGCAGGAATTCCGATACTTTTGGCAACTTCTCTAGATATTCTAGCCTTACGTTCTGATGAATACCCATCTGGCGTTGCCGCAAAAGTCTTCCCTCGGCCTTCATCTTATTCAGGAAAAACTCCAGAAACTCATAGCCTAAAAACCTTTTTAAGAATGCTCAGCCTAGCCTAA